In Gadus chalcogrammus isolate NIFS_2021 chromosome 23, NIFS_Gcha_1.0, whole genome shotgun sequence, a genomic segment contains:
- the LOC130377109 gene encoding type-1 angiotensin II receptor-like: protein MANMTATASEGIELTCGMSGTHSFIFTLVPVVYGFNFVIGVVGNSMVVAVIYRYMKLKAVANIFVLNLAISDLTFLITLPMWATITATGYYWPFGSFLCKACAGLIIFNLYTSIFFLTALSIDRYLAIVHPMRSRRYRTVGYARISCVLVWIFAFVLSVPTALTRDVHSIVNGTTVCGILHSKDAPRPDNLLLAISLMKSLLGFLVPFLIIITCYCLIGRALMRSRHIQKSVRSRDDEVLRMLAAAVLAFFLCWAPHQVVHFLQVLNQMKVLKDCSILEIIDTAMPFTICIAYFNSCVNPIVYGFVGANFRKNLLRLLCCAQRGIPLPHPSISSKMSALSYRASEALSLTTKSKTSSADSK from the coding sequence ATGGCGAACATGACAGCAACGGCCTCCGAGGGGATAGAGCTGACCTGTGGCATGTCCGGGACGCACAGCTTCATCTTCACCCTGGTGCCCGTGGTGTACGGCTTCAACTTCGTCATCGGCGTGGTGGGCAACAGCATGGTGGTGGCGGTCATATACCGCTACATGAAGCTCAAGGCGGTGGCCAACATCTTCGTGCTCAACCTGGCCATCTCCGACCTCACCTTCCTCATCACCCTGCCCATGTGGGCCACCATCACGGCCACCGGCTACTACTGGCCCTTTGGCAGCTTCCTGTGCAAGGCCTGCGCCGGGCTGATCATCTTCAACCTCTACACCAGCATCTTCTTCCTCACCGCCCTGAGCATCGACCGCTATCTGGCCATCGTGCACCCAATGCGCTCGCGGCGCTACCGCACGGTGGGCTATGCGCGCATCAGCTGCGTGCTGGTGTGGATCTTCGCCTTTGTGCTCAGCGTGCCAACCGCGCTGACACGGGACGTGCACTCCATTGTCAACGGGACCACGGTGTGCGGCATCCTGCACTCAAAGGACGCCCCGAGGCCCGACAACCTGCTGCTGGCCATCAGCCTGATGAAGAGCCTGCTGGGCTTCTTAGTGcccttcctcatcatcatcacctgcTACTGCCTGATCGGACGGGCGCTGATGAGGTCCCGGCACATCCAGAAGAGTGTGCGTTCCCGTGACGACGAGGTGCTGCGCATGCTGGCCGCCGCCGTCCTGGCCTTCTTCCTGTGCTGGGCGCCGCACCAGGTGGTCCACTTCCTGCAGGTGCTGAACCAGATGAAGGTGCTGAAGGATTGCTCCATCTTGGAGATCATCGACACGGCCATGCCCTTCACCATCTGCATCGCCTACTTCAACAGCTGCGTCAACCCCATCGTGTACGGCTTTGTGGGGGCCAACTTCCGCAAGAACCTGCTGCGGTTGCTGTGCTGCGCACAGCGCGggatccccctcccccatcccagCATCAGCTCCAAGATGAGCGCGCTGTCCTACCGCGCCAGCGAGGCCCTGAGCCTGACCACCAAGAGCAAGACCTCGTCCGCCGACAGCAAGTGA
- the gyg1b gene encoding glycogenin-1b isoform X1: MADQAFVTLATNDNYAKGAMVLARSLRNHHTTRKLVVLTGPQVSDPCQSVLKKLFDEVRVVDVLDSKDTAHLAMMKRPDLGVTFTKLHCWTLTHYSKCVFMDADTLVVSNIDDLFEREELSAAPDPGWPDCFNTGVFVFQPSMATYEKLMHYSAEHGSFDGGDQGVLNGFFSSWATTDISKHLPFIYNLSSIALYTYLPAFKQYGGNAKVVHFLGQMKPWSLTFDPKAQKVRGGSQDAVASHSSFLLDWWTLYSREVLPLLQEHYGDQPFHSGCVEYSDTCEEGQEEECQEASAAASEASRLSSEERRERWERGQADYMGEDSFENIQKKLDAFLK, from the exons ATGGCAG ACCAGGCTTTCGTCACGTTGGCGACCAATGACAACTACGCCAAGGGAGCCATGGTCCTGGCCCGGTCTCTGCGCAACCACCACACCACCCGCAAGCTGGTGGTGCTGACCGGCCCACAGGTCTCCGACCCCTGCCA gtcTGTGCTGAAGAAGCTGTTTGACGAGGTGCGGGTGGTGGACGTTCTGGACAGCAAGGACACGGCCCACCTGGCCATGATGAAGAGGCCTGACCTTGGGGTCACCTTCACCAAACTGCACTGCTGGACCCTCACACACTACTCCAAATGTGTCTTCATGGACGCCGACACGCTG GTGGTCTCCAACATCGACGACCTGTTTGAGCGGGAGGAGCTGTCCGCAGCCCCGGACCCCGGCTGGCCGGACTGCTTCAACACGGGCGTGTTCGTCTTCCAGCCCTCCATGGCGACCTATGAGAAGCTGATGCATTACAGCGCCGAGCACGGCAGCTTTGACG ggggagaccagggggttCTGAACGGGTTCTTCAGCAGCTGGGCCACGACAGACATCTCCAAGCACCTCCCCTTCATCTACAACCTCAGCAGCATCGCCCTCTACACATACCTTCCTGCATTCAAACA GTACGGAGGCAATGCCAAGGTGGTCCATTTCCTGGGGCAGATGAAGCCGTGGAGCCTCACGTTTGACCCCAAAGCCCAGAAGGTCAGGGGGGGCTCCCAGGACGCGGTggcctcccactcctccttcctcctggacTGGTGGACCCTGTACTCCAGGGAGGTCCTGCCCCTGCTCCAGGAGCACTACGGAGACCAACCTTTCCACTCCGGATGTGTGGAG TACAGTGACACCTGTGAGGAGGGACAG GAGGAGGAGTGCCAGGAGGCCTCTGCTGCTGCGTCCGAGGCCTCCCGCCTGTCGTCGGAGGAGCGTCGGGAGCGCTGGGAGCGCGGCCAGGCCGACTACATGGGGGAGGACTCGTTTGAGAACATCCAGAAGAAACTGGACGCTTTTCTCAAATAA
- the gyg1b gene encoding glycogenin-1b isoform X2, translated as MADQAFVTLATNDNYAKGAMVLARSLRNHHTTRKLVVLTGPQVSDPCQSVLKKLFDEVRVVDVLDSKDTAHLAMMKRPDLGVTFTKLHCWTLTHYSKCVFMDADTLVVSNIDDLFEREELSAAPDPGWPDCFNTGVFVFQPSMATYEKLMHYSAEHGSFDGGDQGVLNGFFSSWATTDISKHLPFIYNLSSIALYTYLPAFKQYGGNAKVVHFLGQMKPWSLTFDPKAQKVRGGSQDAVASHSSFLLDWWTLYSREVLPLLQEHYGDQPFHSGCVEEEECQEASAAASEASRLSSEERRERWERGQADYMGEDSFENIQKKLDAFLK; from the exons ATGGCAG ACCAGGCTTTCGTCACGTTGGCGACCAATGACAACTACGCCAAGGGAGCCATGGTCCTGGCCCGGTCTCTGCGCAACCACCACACCACCCGCAAGCTGGTGGTGCTGACCGGCCCACAGGTCTCCGACCCCTGCCA gtcTGTGCTGAAGAAGCTGTTTGACGAGGTGCGGGTGGTGGACGTTCTGGACAGCAAGGACACGGCCCACCTGGCCATGATGAAGAGGCCTGACCTTGGGGTCACCTTCACCAAACTGCACTGCTGGACCCTCACACACTACTCCAAATGTGTCTTCATGGACGCCGACACGCTG GTGGTCTCCAACATCGACGACCTGTTTGAGCGGGAGGAGCTGTCCGCAGCCCCGGACCCCGGCTGGCCGGACTGCTTCAACACGGGCGTGTTCGTCTTCCAGCCCTCCATGGCGACCTATGAGAAGCTGATGCATTACAGCGCCGAGCACGGCAGCTTTGACG ggggagaccagggggttCTGAACGGGTTCTTCAGCAGCTGGGCCACGACAGACATCTCCAAGCACCTCCCCTTCATCTACAACCTCAGCAGCATCGCCCTCTACACATACCTTCCTGCATTCAAACA GTACGGAGGCAATGCCAAGGTGGTCCATTTCCTGGGGCAGATGAAGCCGTGGAGCCTCACGTTTGACCCCAAAGCCCAGAAGGTCAGGGGGGGCTCCCAGGACGCGGTggcctcccactcctccttcctcctggacTGGTGGACCCTGTACTCCAGGGAGGTCCTGCCCCTGCTCCAGGAGCACTACGGAGACCAACCTTTCCACTCCGGATGTGTGGAG GAGGAGGAGTGCCAGGAGGCCTCTGCTGCTGCGTCCGAGGCCTCCCGCCTGTCGTCGGAGGAGCGTCGGGAGCGCTGGGAGCGCGGCCAGGCCGACTACATGGGGGAGGACTCGTTTGAGAACATCCAGAAGAAACTGGACGCTTTTCTCAAATAA
- the cpb1 gene encoding carboxypeptidase B — MKVFLLFGLVALALAEVTRFEGEKVLRLKPVMDEHVVLIRELAASIEVDFWSPDSAEMVTIDIDVDIHVPAAYLDLVSTMLQQSDMETEVLIEDLQVSIDAQTGPTPRTHSYTNYNSWARVQSWIAAISTSNSALISKQSIGSTYEGRPMTLLKLGKKSSVTKPAIFMDCGIHAREWISPAFCQWFVKEALSTYGSDSQMTSLLDQMDVYVLPVFNIDGYDYTHKSNRMWRKTRSRTSGTSCLGTDPNRNWNAGWCTTGASRNPCSETFCGSKVESEVEVRNVADFLRRNKADIKAYLTIHSYSQLVLFPYSYTYDLAADHSELLKVAEGASSALRSLYGTRYTSGPGAATIYPAAGGSDDYAYDIGVKYSFTFELRDTGRYGFLLPASQIKPTCMETMLAIKYIAAHVQENLY, encoded by the exons ATGAAGGTCTTCCTGCTGTTTGGATTGGTGGCATTGGCCCTGGCCGAGGTCACACGCTTTGAGGG GGAGAAGGTGCTGCGCCTGAAGCCTGTGATGGACGAACACGTCGTGCTCATTAGGGAGCTGGCTGCCAGCATCGAG gtcgACTTCTGGAGCCCCGACAGCGCTGAGATGGTGACCATCGACATTGATGTGGACATCCACGTGCCGGCCGCCTACCTGGACCTGGTCAGCACCATGCTGCAGCAGAGCGACATGGAGACCGA GGTGCTGATTGAGGACCTCCAGGTCAGCATCGATGCCCAGACCGGCCCCACTCCCAGGACCCACAGCTACACCAACTACAACAGCTGGGCAAGG GTCCAGTCTTGGATTGCCGCCATCTCCACCTCCAACTCTGCACTGATCAGCAAGCAGTCGATCGGCAGCACCTACGAGGGACGCCCCATGACGCTGCTCAAG CTCGGCAAGAAGTCCAGTGTCACCAAGCCCGCCATCTTCATGGACTGTGGCATCCACGCCAGAGAGTGGATCTCTCCTGCTTTCTGCCAGTGGTTTGTGAAAGAG GCCCTGTCCACCTACGGAAGTGACTCCCAGATGACCAGCCTGCTGGACCAGATGGACGTGTACGTCCTGCCCGTCTTCAACATCGACGGCTACGACTACACCCACAAGAGT AACAGGATGTGGAGGAAGACCCGTTCCAGGACCTCGGGAACCAGCTGCCTCGGGACCGATCCCAACAGGAACTGGAACGCGGGCTGGTGCA CAACTGGAGCCTCCAGAAACCCCTGCAGTGAAACCTTCTGTGGCTCCAAGGTCGAGTCTGAGGTGGAGGTCAGGAACGTGGCCGACTTCCTCCGCAGGAACAAGGCAGACATCAAGGCCTACCTGACCATCCACTCCTACTCCCAGCTCGTGCTCTTCCCTTACTCCTACACCTACGACCTGGCTGCAGACCACAGTGAGCTG CTGAAGGTGGCTGAGGGCGCCTCGTCCGCTCTGCGCAGTCTGTACGGTACTCGCTACACCAGCGGCCCCGGAGCGGCCACCATCT ACCCTGCGGCCGGAGGCTCAGATGACTACGCGTACGACATCGGGGTGAAGTACTCGTTCACCTTCGAGCTGCGCGACACCGGCCGCTACGGGTTCCTGCTGCCCGCATCCCAGATCAAGCCCACCTGCATGGAGACCATGCTGGCCATCAAGTACATCGCCGCCCATGTGCAGGAGAACCTGTACTAG